The stretch of DNA CAGGCGTCTCAGGACAATCGGCCTGTagtccaaaaacgtcttcAGGACCATCTAGGAGAAGATAGAAGGTTGTGTTGGCCATATCCGGCTTTGGCAGCCGCTCCCAGAGATAAGGGCCGGAAGCCATGAAAGTTTTGTTTACCCAAATATATTTTAATTAATGCTGCTCGcactatttttttcttgtctCCCCTATCTTTGACATTTTAACATTTGACCACTTTTAGATGACCACCGAAATTCCTAGCTCTGTGTTGCATCTGTTACAAAATGCCAACTTCATCCACTTGGGAACCTGTCTCAATAACGTGCCTCACGTGAGTTTGATGAATTACACGCTTATCAGCCCCGAACAGAAGTATCACGACAAGACAGGCAAAAACCACTATTTGCTCATATCCACGCCCAAGGATACCCAGAAGTACCATAATTTATCCCAAAACCCACAATGCTCCATTTTGGTCCATGATTGGACCACTTCGACCAAGGCAAGCGGAGTTTCGCGACACGGGCAATTGCTCAGATTGCTCGAGGACCTTAATCAGTCGGAATTATGCGAGCTGAGTTGCAATTTGACTGGATATGTCGAACAAgtttttgacgaggatgaggaCTCGGAAGAAACTAAGTATTACAGAGATCTACacatcaagaacaaccCAGATGCCAAGccgtttttggaaaacaaaGGCGCAGCTCTGCTGCTAATCAAAATCGAATTGTCTAAGGTGGTGGACTCTAACTTCAACATATCCAAATATTAATAGAGCTCTATCATCTAGTTTCCCTCTGAGCCGAAATCGTTCGTAAACTCGATGAATTTGTCCAGGTCTTTCTGGTTCACCGTAGGCTTGTTGGTTTTAATCGCTTTGATGAAATCTTTGATACCTAGCTCCGGTTCTTTCAGTTGCTCGCCGTCGAGATCTAACCAGCTCATTTCAATTGCCTCACTGTCCCCCGGAGAGCATGGTGTGTATTGCACCAGCTCCTGTCCTTCCTCGTCCGTGGACACCACCTTTTTGAAATGCGTAGCCATCTGAATCTTACGAATCGGTTGCATAAGCGCGTCTTTCACAACAACACTGACGTCGTGTCCCGAATAACCATCCGTCATTTGCGCAAGTGTATGGTAATCCTGCGTTGTAAGGGAGCACGGAGTATCTCCGATATTCAGCTTGAACATTTCAACTCTGGCTTCCTGGTCGGGTAAAGGAATATATATCCTACGCTCAAACCGTCTTCTGATAGCTGCATCCAACTGCCATGGAATGTTCGTCGCTCCAAGCACTAAAACACCGTCAGAGTCATTACCAACACCGTTCATCTGAACCAAAAGTTCTGTTTTGATCCTCCGCGAAGCCTCGGACTCACCTTCTCCCCTTGGACCACATAGCGCGTCGACTTCGTCGATGAAAATGATTGCCGGCTTCTGCTCCCTGGCCA from Ogataea parapolymorpha DL-1 chromosome VI, whole genome shotgun sequence encodes:
- a CDS encoding pyridoxamine 5 -phosphate oxidase, producing the protein MTTEIPSSVLHLLQNANFIHLGTCLNNVPHVSLMNYTLISPEQKYHDKTGKNHYLLISTPKDTQKYHNLSQNPQCSILVHDWTTSTKASGVSRHGQLLRLLEDLNQSELCELSCNLTGYVEQVFDEDEDSEETKYYRDLHIKNNPDAKPFLENKGAALLLIKIELSKVVDSNFNISKY
- a CDS encoding Vacuolar protein sorting-associated protein 4, producing MSSASEFLDKGVDLVKKAIEADSASKYDEAYRLYYNGLDYLMLALKYEKNPKSKETIRSKFTEYLSRAEQLKEYLDKKQQQDQTGEASATSGSVKAKKTSGGEDDDNDSDTKKLRGALASSILSERPNVQWSDIAGLELAKEALKEAVILPVKFPHLFRGKRKPVSGILLYGPPGTGKSYLAKAVATEANSTFFSVSSSDLVSKWMGESERLVKQLFTMAREQKPAIIFIDEVDALCGPRGEGESEASRRIKTELLVQMNGVGNDSDGVLVLGATNIPWQLDAAIRRRFERRIYIPLPDQEARVEMFKLNIGDTPCSLTTQDYHTLAQMTDGYSGHDVSVVVKDALMQPIRKIQMATHFKKVVSTDEEGQELVQYTPCSPGDSEAIEMSWLDLDGEQLKEPELGIKDFIKAIKTNKPTVNQKDLDKFIEFTNDFGSEGN